In Aliarcobacter faecis, a genomic segment contains:
- a CDS encoding LpxL/LpxP family acyltransferase: MYRKIKDYFRLFLYNTFMFLFLITPNFLMKRVLQFMAFFAYKFNKKHKKIAKANLDLVYKNSISEERKEQIIYSSYKSLVFNMYEFIENQNITKENMLKKANILNKEIIEKAFKDNRKIIYVTAHYGGWEITLPYIALMFGEIAVVNRKMDNPHIQEKYAKARSKNLITMLEKQSAAKGMIQAFKDNKSIAVVIDQHIGSGVEVQFLGQKELATDSTARMALKFDAIIIPIFTVNNGFRDWTIEVKEPIDVRTFEFKTDDKIKELTQIQNDIVSKQIFDKPDFWLWQHKRFKAFNNDIYKKKLS; this comes from the coding sequence ATGTATAGAAAAATTAAAGATTATTTTAGACTTTTTTTATATAACACTTTTATGTTTTTATTTTTAATTACTCCAAATTTTTTAATGAAAAGAGTATTGCAATTTATGGCATTTTTTGCTTATAAATTTAATAAGAAACATAAAAAAATTGCCAAAGCAAATCTGGATTTAGTTTATAAAAATAGTATAAGTGAAGAGAGAAAAGAGCAGATTATCTATAGCTCTTATAAATCTTTGGTTTTTAATATGTATGAGTTTATAGAAAATCAGAATATTACAAAAGAAAATATGTTAAAAAAAGCAAATATTTTAAATAAAGAGATAATAGAAAAGGCTTTTAAGGATAATAGAAAAATTATATATGTAACTGCTCATTATGGAGGTTGGGAGATAACTTTACCTTATATTGCTTTGATGTTTGGAGAAATTGCAGTTGTAAATAGAAAGATGGATAATCCACATATTCAAGAAAAATATGCAAAAGCTAGAAGTAAAAATCTTATTACTATGCTTGAAAAACAAAGTGCTGCAAAAGGTATGATTCAAGCTTTTAAAGATAATAAAAGTATTGCTGTTGTAATTGATCAACATATTGGAAGTGGAGTGGAAGTTCAATTTTTGGGGCAAAAAGAGTTAGCAACAGATTCAACTGCTAGAATGGCTTTAAAATTTGATGCGATAATTATTCCTATATTTACAGTTAATAATGGTTTTAGAGATTGGACTATCGAGGTAAAAGAGCCTATAGATGTAAGAACTTTTGAGTTTAAAACTGATGATAAGATAAAAGAGCTAACTCAAATTCAAAATGATATTGTTTCAAAGCAAATTTTTGATAAACCAGATTTTTGGCTTTGGCAACATAAAAGATTTAAAGCCTTTAATAATGATATTTATAAAAAGAAGCTAAGTTGA
- a CDS encoding RIO1 family regulatory kinase/ATPase domain-containing protein, whose protein sequence is MSSFEELAKKEFESSNKEIFPFIFEEKQYWIKKARETKPNKIQTFFHKFFPFELLIPSLYKTSKEALEFESSKLKRFETLGINVPKVSYKNEDFFVLEDSGENINAILRNKNISEKKFYFYVDLVLQELAKIHNLGLFHGGSQIRNFTYKEEKVFVIDFEESFDKNIDIKTLQYRDFLLFILSFTKIKGVEFKVNYSYIIDKYLEVSNNKEFIINLKNFAKRFIFFVWLSKKEFIKKRLGSDVIYFLDLIEILNRMDKNAK, encoded by the coding sequence TTGAGTAGTTTTGAAGAACTAGCAAAAAAAGAGTTCGAAAGTTCGAATAAAGAGATTTTTCCTTTTATTTTTGAAGAAAAACAGTATTGGATAAAAAAAGCAAGAGAGACAAAACCAAATAAAATCCAAACATTTTTTCATAAGTTTTTCCCATTTGAATTATTAATTCCTTCATTATATAAAACTTCTAAAGAAGCTTTAGAATTTGAAAGTTCTAAGCTTAAAAGATTTGAGACTTTAGGTATAAATGTTCCAAAAGTTAGTTATAAAAATGAAGATTTTTTTGTACTAGAAGATAGTGGAGAGAATATAAATGCAATTCTAAGAAATAAAAATATAAGTGAAAAGAAATTCTACTTTTATGTGGATTTAGTTTTACAAGAGTTGGCAAAAATTCATAATTTGGGACTTTTTCATGGTGGAAGTCAAATAAGAAATTTTACATATAAAGAAGAGAAAGTTTTTGTAATAGATTTTGAAGAGAGTTTTGATAAAAATATAGATATAAAAACTTTACAATATAGGGATTTTTTACTTTTTATTTTGTCTTTTACAAAGATAAAAGGAGTTGAATTTAAAGTAAATTATAGCTATATAATAGATAAATATTTAGAAGTTTCAAACAATAAAGAGTTTATAATTAATCTTAAGAATTTTGCAAAAAGATTTATTTTTTTTGTTTGGCTTTCTAAAAAAGAGTTTATTAAAAAGAGATTAGGAAGTGATGTAATCTACTTCTTAGATCTAATAGAGATTTTAAATAGAATGGATAAAAATGCAAAATAA
- a CDS encoding diacylglycerol kinase — MQNKPKYSFLKNWKYALDGLITAIKTESSFKLELFCAVFIIIGILYIDTSLTNKLILLITGILVLIVELINSAIENVVDLCTKEIHPLAKNAKDIGSTAVMFSIGLHIVCWVWILFN, encoded by the coding sequence ATGCAAAATAAACCAAAATATAGTTTTCTGAAAAATTGGAAATATGCTCTTGATGGTTTAATAACTGCTATAAAAACAGAAAGCTCTTTTAAACTTGAGCTTTTTTGTGCAGTTTTTATAATCATAGGAATTTTATATATAGATACAAGTTTGACAAATAAACTAATACTTCTGATAACTGGTATTTTAGTTTTGATTGTTGAACTTATAAATTCAGCTATTGAAAATGTAGTTGATTTATGTACAAAAGAGATACACCCACTAGCAAAAAATGCAAAAGATATAGGCTCAACTGCTGTTATGTTTTCTATTGGATTGCATATTGTTTGTTGGGTTTGGATTCTATTTAATTAA
- a CDS encoding glycosyltransferase family 9 protein translates to MKSIKKILIIRCGALGDLVYSTSVIEALRFEYGEDIIIDYLSTPGSSKLFESDKRINKVFHLKHKKIPIFFSSQKKAIINYSKKEPYDILINFEMGKPFQSLVKKIVANKKVGWFNENIDIPFELNRGEQQKYFYKSIVSTYNLERSYPKVSILDFKDIQGKFNLEDEYIVIAPSNSHVNRRGINYRAWENSYWIELINYLSKKILIVVLGAKSEDNFFNLLKPYPKNVVDLVGKTNISELNTVIKYAKIVICTDSAVGHISAATNTPVIVLMGPNNTITDSPYSTPYNKVYPISLKLDCSPCYKTEIMKKCKDNICMKNISPKMVINKILSNI, encoded by the coding sequence ATGAAAAGTATTAAAAAAATATTAATTATAAGATGTGGAGCATTGGGTGATTTAGTTTATTCGACTTCTGTAATAGAGGCTTTAAGATTTGAATATGGAGAAGATATAATAATTGATTATTTATCAACTCCTGGTTCTTCAAAACTTTTTGAAAGTGATAAGAGAATTAATAAAGTTTTTCATTTAAAACATAAAAAAATCCCGATATTTTTTAGCTCTCAAAAAAAAGCTATTATCAATTATTCAAAAAAAGAGCCTTATGATATTTTAATAAATTTTGAAATGGGAAAGCCATTTCAAAGTCTAGTTAAAAAAATTGTAGCGAATAAGAAAGTTGGTTGGTTTAATGAAAATATTGATATTCCTTTTGAATTAAATCGTGGTGAACAACAAAAATATTTTTATAAATCTATTGTTTCAACATATAATCTAGAAAGGTCTTACCCTAAAGTTTCTATATTAGACTTTAAAGATATTCAAGGAAAGTTTAATTTAGAAGATGAATATATAGTAATTGCTCCTAGTAATTCTCATGTTAATAGAAGAGGGATAAATTATAGAGCTTGGGAAAATAGTTATTGGATTGAATTAATCAATTATTTATCAAAAAAGATTTTAATAGTAGTCTTAGGTGCAAAAAGTGAAGATAATTTTTTTAATTTATTAAAACCTTATCCTAAAAATGTTGTTGATTTAGTTGGAAAAACGAATATATCAGAATTAAATACGGTTATAAAATATGCAAAAATTGTAATATGTACTGATTCAGCTGTTGGACATATTAGTGCAGCAACAAATACACCAGTAATTGTTCTAATGGGACCAAATAATACTATTACAGATTCTCCTTATTCTACACCATATAATAAAGTTTATCCAATTTCTTTAAAATTAGATTGTTCTCCTTGTTATAAGACAGAAATTATGAAAAAATGTAAAGATAATATTTGTATGAAGAATATAAGCCCTAAAATGGTTATAAATAAGATTTTATCTAATATATAG
- the rfbA gene encoding glucose-1-phosphate thymidylyltransferase RfbA — translation MKGIILAGGSGTRLYPITKGVSKQLVPIYDKPMIYYPLSVLMLAGIKEVLIITTPQDQSSFINLLGDGKDLGMRFEYVVQPSPDGLAQAFILGEKFLDGDDACLVLGDNIFYGHGLTELLAKSIRNIKDENKATVFGYYVSDPQRYGVAEFNENGDVISIEEKPKEPKSNYAVVGLYFYPNDVVKKAKNVKPSNRGELEITTLNQDYLNENRLKVELMGRGYAWLDTGTHESLLEASSFIQTIENRQSLKVACLEEIAYEMGYITKEKLLELAEPLKKNQYGQYLISRANQPRRMK, via the coding sequence ATGAAAGGGATAATACTAGCAGGAGGGAGTGGAACAAGATTGTACCCAATCACAAAAGGAGTAAGTAAACAATTAGTTCCAATTTATGATAAACCAATGATTTATTATCCTTTGTCAGTTTTAATGTTAGCAGGAATTAAAGAAGTGCTTATTATTACAACCCCACAAGATCAATCAAGCTTTATAAACCTTTTAGGAGATGGGAAAGATTTAGGTATGAGATTTGAATATGTAGTTCAACCAAGCCCAGATGGTTTAGCCCAAGCATTTATCTTAGGTGAAAAATTTCTAGATGGTGATGATGCTTGTCTAGTACTTGGAGATAATATCTTTTATGGACATGGATTAACAGAGTTATTAGCTAAAAGTATAAGAAATATTAAAGATGAAAATAAAGCAACTGTATTTGGTTACTATGTAAGTGATCCACAAAGATATGGAGTAGCAGAATTTAATGAAAATGGTGATGTAATAAGTATAGAAGAAAAACCAAAAGAGCCAAAATCAAACTATGCTGTTGTAGGACTGTATTTTTATCCAAATGATGTAGTAAAAAAAGCTAAAAATGTAAAACCAAGTAATCGTGGTGAACTAGAAATCACAACTTTAAATCAAGATTATTTAAATGAAAATAGATTAAAAGTAGAACTTATGGGAAGAGGATATGCTTGGCTTGATACAGGAACTCATGAAAGTTTGTTGGAAGCAAGTTCTTTTATTCAAACAATTGAAAATAGACAAAGTCTAAAAGTTGCATGCCTTGAAGAGATAGCTTATGAGATGGGATATATAACAAAAGAAAAACTTTTAGAACTAGCAGAACCTTTGAAAAAGAATCAATATGGACAATACTTAATTTCTAGAGCAAATCAACCAAGAAGGATGAAATAA
- the rfbC gene encoding dTDP-4-dehydrorhamnose 3,5-epimerase: MIFTKTQIPEVVIIEPKIHGDNRGYFVETFRADKLEEFLGYKIKFCQDNESKSSKGVLRGLHYQLPPFSQTKLVRVIKGKVLDVAVDIRKNSPTFGQHVAVLLSDENKKQLLVPRGFAHGFVVLKDDTIFAYKVDNYYSPECDRGIAFDDKELNIDWILKKEELNLSTKDTEQPKLNQTNDLFEYGVDYYA, from the coding sequence ATGATATTTACTAAAACGCAAATTCCAGAAGTTGTAATTATTGAACCAAAAATTCATGGAGATAATAGAGGATATTTTGTAGAAACTTTTCGTGCAGATAAACTTGAAGAATTTCTAGGATATAAGATAAAATTTTGCCAAGATAATGAATCAAAAAGTTCTAAAGGAGTTTTAAGAGGACTTCACTATCAACTTCCACCATTCTCTCAAACAAAATTAGTAAGAGTAATAAAAGGGAAAGTACTTGATGTTGCAGTTGATATAAGAAAGAATTCTCCAACTTTTGGACAACATGTTGCAGTTCTTTTAAGTGATGAAAATAAAAAGCAATTATTAGTTCCAAGAGGATTTGCACATGGATTTGTAGTACTTAAAGATGATACAATATTTGCATATAAAGTAGATAACTACTATAGTCCAGAGTGTGATAGAGGAATTGCCTTTGATGATAAGGAACTAAATATAGATTGGATTTTAAAAAAAGAAGAATTAAATTTATCAACTAAAGATACAGAACAACCAAAATTAAATCAAACAAATGATTTGTTTGAATATGGAGTAGATTATTATGCTTAA
- the rfbD gene encoding dTDP-4-dehydrorhamnose reductase, with translation MLNNTFNILVTGSKGQLGNEIKELSSNYSYNFFFITRDDIDITNKESIKNFCQINSINVIINCAAYTAVDKAETDIENADLVNRKAVKKLALVSKELNIKLIHISTDYVFDGKNFKPYCEEFQTNPQSVYGKTKLEGELEFININPKNSLIIRTSWVYSYYGNNFVKTMLRLGKEKESLGVIFDQVGTPTYAVHLAKTILDIIPQIDNEKVDIYNYSNEGVLSWYDFAKEIIKMAKLSCKINPIETFQYPTPAKRPHFSVLNKAKIKEMFNIEIPYWKDGLDDCLKRLGEINSVE, from the coding sequence ATGCTTAATAATACTTTTAATATCTTAGTTACTGGTTCAAAGGGACAACTGGGAAATGAAATAAAAGAGTTGTCTTCAAATTACTCTTATAACTTCTTTTTTATAACTAGAGATGATATTGATATAACAAATAAAGAGAGTATTAAAAACTTTTGTCAAATAAATAGTATAAATGTAATTATAAATTGTGCAGCTTATACTGCAGTTGATAAAGCTGAAACTGATATAGAAAATGCAGACTTAGTAAATAGAAAAGCTGTAAAAAAACTTGCTCTTGTTTCTAAAGAACTAAATATAAAACTAATTCATATCTCAACAGACTATGTATTTGATGGTAAAAACTTTAAACCATATTGTGAAGAGTTTCAAACAAACCCACAAAGTGTATATGGTAAAACAAAGTTAGAGGGTGAACTTGAATTTATAAATATAAATCCAAAAAATTCTTTAATTATAAGAACTTCTTGGGTTTATTCTTATTATGGAAATAATTTTGTAAAAACGATGCTTCGTTTAGGAAAAGAAAAAGAGTCTCTAGGAGTAATTTTTGACCAAGTAGGGACTCCGACTTATGCTGTACATTTAGCTAAAACTATACTTGATATTATTCCACAGATAGATAATGAAAAAGTAGATATTTATAATTATTCAAATGAAGGAGTTCTTTCTTGGTATGATTTTGCAAAAGAGATAATAAAAATGGCTAAATTATCTTGTAAAATAAATCCAATAGAGACTTTTCAGTATCCAACACCAGCAAAACGACCACATTTTTCTGTGTTAAATAAAGCAAAAATAAAAGAAATGTTTAATATTGAAATTCCATATTGGAAAGATGGTTTAGATGATTGTTTAAAAAGATTAGGAGAAATAAATAGTGTTGAATAA
- the rfbB gene encoding dTDP-glucose 4,6-dehydratase: MLNNSKTILVTGCAGFIGSNFVPYFLEKYPNYNLINLDLLTYAGNLENLKECENNPRYKFIKGDICNRELVEFIFSEFDIRGVIHFAAESHVDNSIKNPGVFVQTNVNGTYTLVDVAKKYWMEKPFVYKSNYQDCRFHHISTDEVYGTLSLHPNDLFTEITPYAPNSPYSASKASSDMIIRAYHETFGLNTVITNCSNNYGPKQHDEKLIPTIIRNALLGNPIPIYGDGKNIRDWLYVLDHCKGIDLVYHKGKKGETYNIGGRNERTNLQIVDRICTILDQEVPKESSYKKLITFVEDRAGHDRRYAIDATKLENELGWKADENFDTGIVKTINWYLGKYNAK, encoded by the coding sequence GTGTTGAATAACTCAAAAACAATATTAGTAACAGGATGTGCGGGATTTATAGGTTCAAATTTTGTTCCATATTTTTTAGAAAAATATCCTAACTATAATCTTATAAATTTAGACCTTTTAACTTATGCAGGAAATTTAGAAAATCTAAAAGAGTGTGAAAATAATCCAAGATATAAATTTATAAAAGGTGATATTTGTAATAGAGAACTTGTAGAGTTTATATTTAGTGAATTTGATATAAGAGGAGTTATTCATTTTGCAGCTGAATCTCATGTGGATAACTCTATTAAAAATCCTGGAGTATTTGTACAAACAAATGTAAATGGAACATATACTTTGGTTGATGTTGCAAAAAAATATTGGATGGAAAAACCGTTTGTTTATAAATCAAATTATCAAGATTGTAGATTTCATCATATTTCGACAGATGAAGTATATGGAACGCTTAGTCTTCACCCAAATGATTTGTTTACTGAAATAACTCCTTATGCTCCAAATTCACCTTACAGTGCATCAAAAGCTTCATCTGATATGATAATAAGAGCTTATCATGAGACATTTGGATTAAATACAGTTATTACAAATTGTTCAAATAATTATGGACCAAAACAACATGATGAAAAATTAATTCCAACAATTATTAGAAATGCTCTTTTAGGAAATCCAATACCAATATATGGAGATGGTAAAAATATAAGAGATTGGTTATATGTACTTGATCATTGTAAAGGAATAGATCTTGTTTATCATAAAGGTAAAAAAGGTGAGACATATAATATTGGTGGAAGAAATGAAAGAACAAATCTACAAATAGTAGATAGAATTTGTACTATTTTAGACCAAGAAGTTCCAAAAGAGAGTTCATATAAGAAGTTAATCACTTTTGTAGAAGATAGAGCAGGGCATGATAGAAGATATGCAATAGATGCAACAAAGCTTGAAAATGAACTTGGATGGAAAGCAGATGAGAACTTTGATACAGGTATAGTTAAAACTATTAATTGGTATTTAGGGAAGTATAATGCAAAATAA
- a CDS encoding glycosyltransferase: protein MQNNPKCSIIISVYKDTDSLDLILESLSNQTIIPNEVIISEDCQSEEMRDYINIAKDKYKDLDITHLFQEDIGWRKNRALNRAILASKYEYLIFIDGDCVPFDNFIENHVMQAEKKIVLSGKRVELGENITNQIRSRRLSVSKLTKNYWSYAPQLIKDKTRHLEDILHISYKSFWAPFMKRDVNYIIGCNWSVFKEDILAINGFDETYTLPSIGEDVDLGWRFRGLGIELKSCRHNANLVHLYHKKRFNNTQGEINNAILWKNHAQNKFFCENGIKKINDN, encoded by the coding sequence ATGCAAAATAATCCAAAATGTTCAATAATAATATCTGTTTATAAAGATACTGATAGTTTAGATTTAATTTTAGAATCCTTATCAAATCAAACAATTATACCTAATGAAGTAATAATTTCAGAAGATTGTCAAAGTGAAGAGATGAGAGATTATATAAATATTGCAAAAGATAAATATAAAGACCTTGATATTACTCATCTTTTTCAAGAAGATATTGGATGGAGAAAAAATAGGGCATTAAATAGAGCAATTCTTGCTTCAAAATATGAATATTTAATATTTATAGATGGAGATTGTGTACCTTTTGATAATTTTATTGAAAATCATGTAATGCAAGCTGAAAAAAAGATAGTTTTATCTGGTAAAAGAGTAGAGTTAGGTGAAAATATTACAAATCAAATTCGCTCTAGAAGATTATCTGTTTCAAAATTAACTAAAAATTATTGGTCTTATGCTCCTCAGCTTATTAAAGATAAAACTAGACATTTAGAAGATATTTTACATATATCATATAAATCATTTTGGGCTCCTTTTATGAAAAGAGATGTAAATTATATTATAGGCTGTAATTGGTCAGTTTTTAAAGAAGACATATTAGCTATAAATGGCTTTGATGAAACATATACTTTACCTTCTATTGGTGAAGATGTTGATTTAGGCTGGAGGTTTAGAGGATTAGGAATAGAACTTAAATCCTGTAGGCATAATGCAAATTTAGTACATTTATATCATAAAAAGAGATTTAATAATACTCAAGGTGAGATAAATAATGCAATTTTATGGAAAAATCATGCACAAAATAAATTTTTTTGTGAAAATGGAATTAAAAAAATAAATGATAATTAA
- a CDS encoding O-antigen ligase family protein, with protein sequence MFINELISYGIYFELIQNSFLGFNIVGNKFNPVPFLTSHIEYTLFLSFTIIVSLFSIFTINSKFLKVLLSLFITTMTINLFITTGRTGQFTLLMTIIFLIIIYFRHNIKYIMLSFVTIFSVFILAFNFSSNTNTRLQQGYSDIIKLIENKDYNTSFGIRLTSYIIIPDIIKDERFNLFYGMGYCEKDRIIQDIQIKKIGTFMEGTFGHLHNTYIALLAGTGFVGIIIFLILWYYLFTLKIEDGYINYIRYSFFFVISFGGISSELFWQKEVMLLSAIFISIIIYTTTNNKKEKINE encoded by the coding sequence ATGTTTATAAATGAATTAATATCATATGGAATATATTTTGAGTTAATACAAAATAGTTTTTTAGGATTTAATATTGTAGGAAATAAGTTTAATCCTGTTCCTTTTTTGACATCTCATATTGAATATACATTATTTTTGTCATTTACTATTATTGTCTCTTTGTTTTCTATTTTTACTATAAATAGTAAATTTTTAAAAGTATTATTATCTTTATTTATTACTACAATGACGATAAATTTGTTTATAACTACCGGAAGGACAGGACAATTTACTTTATTAATGACCATAATATTTTTAATAATAATATATTTTAGACATAATATAAAATATATAATGTTAAGCTTTGTAACTATATTTTCTGTATTTATTCTTGCATTTAATTTTAGTTCAAATACTAATACAAGATTACAACAAGGCTATTCAGATATTATTAAATTGATTGAAAATAAAGATTATAATACAAGTTTTGGCATTAGATTGACTTCTTATATTATTATTCCAGATATTATAAAAGATGAAAGATTTAATCTATTCTATGGAATGGGATATTGTGAAAAAGATAGAATAATTCAAGATATACAAATTAAAAAAATTGGTACTTTCATGGAAGGAACATTTGGGCATTTACACAATACTTATATTGCGCTACTTGCTGGAACAGGTTTTGTAGGAATAATAATATTCTTAATTCTTTGGTATTATCTATTCACACTTAAAATAGAAGATGGGTATATAAATTATATAAGATATTCATTTTTCTTTGTTATATCATTTGGTGGTATTTCATCAGAACTTTTTTGGCAAAAAGAAGTGATGTTATTGAGTGCTATTTTTATATCTATAATTATTTATACAACCACAAATAATAAAAAGGAGAAAATTAATGAATAA
- a CDS encoding glycosyltransferase family 2 protein yields MNNLVSIAMCSYNGERFIQEQIDSILSQSYTNFELIIVDDGSNDNTIKILEDYVKKDNRVKFFQNDKNLGFVKNFEKAISLCNGDYIALADQDDIWKKDKIEVFIKNIGDNLLIYSDAILIDQYSKEIGKELIRPNGNLVEGKCNKAFIFYNCVSGNTLMFKKELIKYILPIPEKITFHDIWIAFIASTIGTITFTEEAMTYYRRYSEQVTKDSKKEYKTISDRLKKKEKSYLLHAENLVNYCKEFAKVKNIDEDMKNILDIFIGHYSNYNKGYFNLKMRDYLKKYKNELFAIKREKTRDRYIKRYYFKNKLLKIFFYSI; encoded by the coding sequence ATGAATAACTTAGTATCTATTGCTATGTGTAGTTATAATGGGGAAAGGTTTATTCAAGAACAAATAGATTCTATCTTATCTCAAAGTTATACAAATTTTGAATTAATTATTGTTGATGACGGTTCAAATGATAATACTATAAAAATACTAGAAGATTATGTAAAAAAAGATAATCGAGTAAAATTCTTTCAAAATGATAAAAATCTTGGTTTTGTAAAAAATTTTGAAAAGGCTATTAGTTTATGTAATGGAGATTATATTGCTCTTGCAGATCAAGATGATATTTGGAAAAAGGATAAGATTGAAGTTTTTATTAAAAATATAGGAGATAATTTATTAATTTATTCAGATGCCATTTTAATAGATCAATATTCAAAAGAGATAGGAAAAGAATTAATTAGACCAAATGGTAATTTAGTAGAAGGAAAATGTAATAAAGCTTTTATATTTTATAACTGTGTTTCTGGGAATACTTTAATGTTTAAGAAAGAATTAATAAAGTATATTTTACCTATACCAGAGAAAATTACATTTCATGATATTTGGATAGCATTTATTGCTTCTACAATTGGTACTATTACTTTTACAGAAGAGGCAATGACATATTATAGAAGATATAGTGAACAAGTTACAAAAGACTCAAAAAAAGAGTATAAAACAATTTCTGATAGATTAAAAAAGAAAGAAAAATCATATTTACTTCATGCAGAAAACTTAGTAAATTATTGTAAAGAATTTGCAAAAGTAAAAAATATAGATGAAGATATGAAAAATATTTTAGATATTTTTATAGGACATTACTCAAATTATAATAAAGGTTATTTTAACCTTAAAATGAGAGATTATTTAAAAAAATATAAAAATGAATTATTTGCTATAAAAAGAGAAAAAACAAGAGATAGATATATAAAAAGATATTATTTCAAAAATAAATTATTAAAAATATTTTTTTATTCAATTTAG
- a CDS encoding glycosyltransferase family 2 protein yields the protein MKNIDISFITINYNSSSFTIELINSILIQTKDIKYEIIIVDNASKYEDLNNLKEFIKEIKDIKLVENRINSGFASGNMLGVNSASGEYYFFINNDCKILNNSAKILKDFLEENNDVALVTGKVLDEKGGFSSSYKQFPHLIKELFGNSIQRIISKNKFPSNKINLQINSQVEVISGSCMFFDSNIFKQIGGFDTVFFLYCEEEDICKRVWDFGKKVYFVPNAQIYHKSGGSSSKNFEMEREFYISYYHLLDKYYFIGSKILLKFSLLIKLFFRIFKKKNGLKIFLSFMGGFSKKNSLRYLQQLRDVEE from the coding sequence ATGAAAAATATAGATATCTCATTTATTACAATAAACTACAACTCTTCTTCTTTTACTATAGAATTAATTAATAGTATTTTAATTCAAACAAAAGATATAAAATATGAAATTATAATTGTTGATAATGCTTCAAAGTATGAAGATTTGAATAATTTAAAAGAGTTTATAAAAGAAATAAAAGATATAAAATTAGTAGAAAATAGGATTAATAGTGGCTTTGCAAGTGGCAATATGCTGGGAGTTAATAGTGCTAGTGGGGAATACTATTTTTTTATTAATAATGATTGTAAAATTTTAAATAATAGTGCAAAAATTTTAAAAGATTTTTTAGAAGAAAATAATGATGTTGCATTAGTAACAGGGAAGGTGCTTGATGAAAAAGGAGGATTCTCTTCATCATATAAGCAGTTCCCACATTTGATAAAAGAGTTATTTGGAAATAGTATTCAAAGGATTATTTCAAAAAATAAATTTCCTAGTAATAAAATAAATCTTCAAATAAACTCCCAAGTTGAAGTAATAAGTGGTTCTTGTATGTTTTTTGACTCAAATATTTTTAAACAAATAGGGGGATTTGATACAGTCTTTTTTTTGTATTGTGAAGAAGAAGATATTTGTAAAAGAGTTTGGGATTTTGGTAAAAAAGTATATTTTGTACCTAATGCTCAAATTTATCATAAATCAGGAGGAAGTTCTTCTAAAAATTTTGAAATGGAGAGAGAATTTTATATATCTTATTATCATTTATTAGATAAGTATTATTTTATAGGTAGTAAGATATTACTAAAGTTTTCTTTATTAATTAAATTATTTTTTAGAATTTTTAAGAAAAAGAATGGCTTAAAGATATTTTTATCTTTTATGGGTGGATTTTCAAAGAAAAATAGTTTAAGGTATTTACAACAACTAAGAGATGTGGAGGAATAA